Proteins from one Methanobrevibacter thaueri genomic window:
- a CDS encoding BTB/POZ domain-containing protein, with protein MEAESMSKKSLKISIEEEVLEKAKKHIPNLSGFVEECLKHYFGYADGIFPIGNVNEITEKIGKLQVELFLINQNYDAEESRKNAENEERDKAWRFLWNDFKPTLIPDETLLEKAIEILGINSEELEDILDWVYITDINVNTNSWQEVLKAYNENKDE; from the coding sequence ATGGAAGCTGAAAGTATGAGTAAGAAAAGTTTAAAGATCAGTATTGAAGAAGAAGTTTTAGAAAAAGCAAAAAAACATATACCTAATCTATCTGGATTTGTTGAAGAATGTTTAAAGCATTACTTCGGTTATGCAGATGGAATATTCCCTATAGGAAACGTTAATGAAATCACAGAAAAGATAGGTAAATTGCAAGTAGAATTGTTTTTAATTAATCAAAACTACGATGCTGAAGAAAGTAGGAAAAATGCAGAAAATGAAGAAAGAGATAAAGCCTGGAGATTCCTATGGAATGATTTTAAACCAACTTTAATTCCAGATGAAACTCTATTAGAAAAAGCTATTGAAATATTAGGAATCAATAGCGAAGAACTAGAAGATATTCTTGACTGGGTTTACATAACTGACATTAACGTTAACACTAACTCCTGGCAAGAAGTATTAAAAGCATATAATGAAAATAAAGACGAATAA
- a CDS encoding tyrosine-type recombinase/integrase, with product MDNELIEEVHIMKNHSERTERIYKHAVKKYTEFCGKSLTELLEEAEAEEDAGIKWKRRKLKRRLLTFRQYLLDNFSLNTVKAMFTPILVIYRYYEIELFELPPINKKAANTSAPIQFEDLPDKEIIRKAVDVATPTIKPIILFMASSGCARMETLNLTIGDYIEAVSEYTNETNIFDIIADLGNCEGVVPTFHIKRQKTGKHFTTFCSPEATLAINNYLLWRIDSLLDRRRLFKVDPNYFTHGFSLVNERLNLGKVGNYNRFRSHMLRKFHASALYNDGMPMEKVNELQGKAKNQTDTAYFMANPDDLKEEYIQHLPALTMSKEIEKITVKSPEFIKMEKENAEYKKRMDGIDEEIRQLKKEVLMNIK from the coding sequence ATGGACAACGAGTTAATTGAAGAAGTACATATTATGAAAAACCACAGCGAGAGAACGGAGAGAATCTACAAACACGCTGTGAAAAAGTATACCGAATTTTGTGGAAAGAGTTTGACTGAACTCTTGGAAGAAGCTGAAGCAGAAGAAGATGCAGGTATAAAATGGAAACGCAGAAAATTAAAAAGAAGACTGTTGACCTTCAGGCAATACCTTCTTGACAATTTTTCATTGAATACTGTAAAAGCAATGTTCACACCTATACTTGTAATCTACAGGTATTATGAAATTGAACTTTTCGAATTGCCCCCAATAAATAAAAAAGCTGCAAACACATCTGCACCTATACAATTTGAAGACTTGCCTGATAAGGAAATCATCAGAAAGGCCGTGGATGTGGCTACACCAACAATTAAACCCATCATATTATTTATGGCGTCCAGCGGTTGTGCCAGAATGGAAACACTAAACCTGACCATCGGAGATTATATTGAGGCAGTGAGTGAATACACAAACGAAACCAATATCTTTGATATAATTGCTGATTTGGGTAACTGTGAAGGTGTAGTTCCAACATTTCACATCAAAAGACAAAAAACAGGAAAACATTTTACCACATTCTGCAGTCCTGAAGCAACTCTTGCAATAAACAATTACCTGCTGTGGAGAATAGACTCTTTACTTGATCGCCGTCGACTTTTTAAGGTAGACCCTAATTATTTTACACATGGCTTTTCACTTGTAAATGAAAGATTAAACTTAGGTAAAGTAGGTAACTACAACCGTTTCCGCAGCCACATGCTGAGAAAGTTTCATGCAAGCGCATTGTACAATGACGGCATGCCAATGGAAAAGGTAAATGAATTGCAGGGAAAGGCTAAAAACCAAACTGATACTGCTTACTTTATGGCCAATCCTGATGATCTGAAAGAAGAATATATTCAGCATTTACCTGCACTTACCATGAGCAAGGAGATTGAAAAGATTACCGTCAAATCTCCAGAGTTTATTAAGATGGAAAAGGAAAATGCAGAGTATAAAAAACGAATGGACGGTATTGATGAAGAAATCAGACAGCTTAAAAAGGAAGTCTTAATGAATATCAAATAA
- a CDS encoding AAA family ATPase: MASGKALLKKYIKDNHSEEIEKLKSQNKQCKVSIDYESLNQFLIEQSGKDFWKHQIYEFIDQMEEIFNTGNVALKFMNVPERDNLHDLDATSNNKWISTRAMIKNITDVRVDLKQACYICRECGTINLVNINDPNQAEVIPKFCKNNQCAGTSKSMFFDKDSSIYRNYRLLKLEEPLELRGGGSTREFKAIVLDYLASPFHNLKVGDVVNVTGIFKIEPRKVKGRSDGHEFIIHIHNITPVDDVFEDSRISEEDVKEIINLSKQDNIFELLWHSLAPEVYGYDMIKKGLILQLFEGNRPLNDSFKSSMMDRWTIHVLLIGDPGIGKSQLIQSMKMRAPKNITISGTNTSQAGLTVSTVKDELTGTWTMEAGATVLADTGVLCIDEYDKLSPSAQKSLNEPMEQSSVSSAKAGLVQVMSARTSILAGANPKYSKFDPYKLYRDQLDIPESNLSRFDLIFVLTDEVDKEKDSKLADALLNKDFILDESEILDIDLFKKYITWMKANCFPVLSKDAKILLREFYVNTRKTALETSDGKPITPRDLKALERLTIARAKCEYRQEATITDAIEAIDIYKEALSGLGLTLATAGALHGIHSQDELNVISDMENMIKSNIAIEGMPLSAESLRHLEMECGMLCHEKGINREGIFDIAYSNVKKSL, translated from the coding sequence ATGGCAAGCGGTAAAGCACTGTTGAAAAAATACATTAAGGACAATCATTCCGAAGAGATTGAAAAGCTCAAATCTCAAAATAAACAGTGTAAAGTCAGTATTGATTATGAAAGCCTAAATCAATTCCTAATTGAACAGTCAGGAAAAGATTTCTGGAAACATCAGATTTATGAATTTATAGATCAGATGGAAGAAATTTTCAATACTGGCAATGTTGCCTTAAAATTCATGAATGTGCCTGAAAGAGATAATCTCCATGATTTAGATGCCACAAGCAATAACAAATGGATAAGCACCAGAGCCATGATTAAAAACATAACTGATGTGAGAGTTGATTTGAAACAAGCATGTTACATCTGCAGAGAATGTGGAACAATAAACCTGGTTAACATTAACGATCCCAATCAGGCTGAAGTGATTCCAAAATTCTGTAAGAACAATCAATGTGCAGGAACCAGTAAATCAATGTTTTTTGATAAAGACAGTAGTATTTACAGGAATTACAGATTACTGAAACTGGAGGAACCTTTAGAGTTAAGAGGTGGTGGCAGCACAAGAGAATTCAAAGCTATTGTACTGGATTATCTGGCATCACCATTTCATAACCTGAAAGTAGGGGATGTTGTTAATGTAACGGGTATTTTCAAAATCGAACCACGTAAAGTCAAAGGCAGAAGTGATGGACATGAATTTATTATCCATATTCATAACATTACTCCCGTTGATGATGTTTTTGAAGATTCAAGAATATCTGAAGAAGATGTAAAAGAAATAATTAATCTATCTAAACAGGATAATATTTTTGAATTGTTATGGCACAGTTTAGCTCCTGAAGTTTACGGTTATGACATGATAAAGAAAGGTTTGATTCTTCAATTATTTGAAGGCAACAGACCATTAAATGATAGCTTCAAATCCAGCATGATGGACAGGTGGACAATTCATGTGCTATTGATTGGAGATCCAGGAATAGGTAAATCCCAATTGATACAGTCTATGAAAATGCGTGCTCCTAAAAACATTACAATATCCGGAACAAATACATCACAGGCGGGATTGACAGTATCGACCGTTAAAGATGAATTGACAGGGACATGGACAATGGAAGCTGGTGCAACAGTACTTGCAGATACCGGCGTATTGTGTATTGATGAATATGACAAGCTTTCACCGTCAGCACAGAAGAGTTTGAACGAACCTATGGAACAGTCAAGTGTTAGCTCAGCAAAAGCAGGGCTCGTTCAAGTCATGTCAGCTAGAACATCAATACTTGCAGGTGCAAATCCAAAGTACAGTAAGTTTGACCCTTACAAATTATATCGGGATCAACTTGATATACCTGAATCAAATCTATCCCGTTTTGATTTGATATTTGTCTTAACAGATGAAGTTGATAAAGAAAAGGATTCCAAACTTGCAGATGCATTGCTTAATAAGGATTTCATTCTTGATGAATCTGAAATTCTAGATATTGATTTGTTTAAGAAATATATCACATGGATGAAGGCAAATTGCTTTCCCGTTTTAAGCAAAGATGCAAAAATATTGCTTAGGGAATTTTATGTCAATACAAGAAAAACCGCTTTGGAAACAAGTGACGGAAAACCAATCACACCAAGGGATTTGAAAGCTTTGGAGAGATTAACAATAGCTAGAGCAAAATGTGAATACAGACAAGAAGCTACAATAACAGATGCTATTGAAGCTATTGATATCTATAAAGAAGCATTAAGCGGTTTAGGATTAACATTAGCAACAGCCGGTGCATTACATGGAATTCATTCACAAGATGAATTAAATGTTATATCTGATATGGAGAATATGATTAAAAGCAATATAGCTATTGAAGGTATGCCATTATCTGCTGAATCATTGAGGCATTTGGAAATGGAGTGTGGCATGTTATGTCATGAGAAAGGCATTAATCGTGAGGGTATTTTTGACATTGCATATTCAAATGTGAAAAAATCTCTATAA
- a CDS encoding flavodoxin family protein has translation MKIAIRYYSKTGNTEKLAEAIGEAIGVAPKTIDEPLNEDVDILFLGNSVYNAGADSKVKEFLKNIDVNVGSIVNVSSAALIESTYKQIKKEAEKCGLNMDDREFHCRGQFKFVHRGHPNEEDINEAVNFAKSIVR, from the coding sequence ATGAAAATTGCAATAAGATATTATTCAAAAACTGGAAATACTGAAAAACTTGCAGAAGCAATAGGTGAAGCTATCGGTGTTGCTCCAAAAACAATAGATGAACCTTTAAACGAAGATGTTGACATATTGTTCTTGGGAAATAGTGTATATAATGCTGGAGCAGATTCAAAAGTCAAGGAATTCCTCAAAAATATTGATGTGAATGTTGGAAGTATTGTTAATGTCTCATCCGCAGCTCTTATCGAATCAACCTATAAGCAAATAAAAAAAGAAGCTGAAAAATGTGGATTAAACATGGATGATAGAGAATTCCATTGCAGAGGACAATTTAAATTCGTTCATAGAGGTCATCCAAACGAAGAAGATATAAACGAAGCCGTAAACTTTGCTAAAAGTATTGTCAGATAG
- the rhuM gene encoding RhuM family protein: MPEFKLIEKLLYKSEQNDIEAEFIIGNETLWSSQKVIAEIFGTTSANISMHFSNIIQEGELDEKEVSISSKDLFKDNPNFIKKSLKKSNNRGRPQKWYNLDAIISIGYRINSKEATQFRRWANKILKEYMIKGFVIDKELLKKGGRFTEDYFDELLETIREIRASERRFNQKITDIYATSFDYNKDADITKEFFATVQNKLIFAISNHTAAELIETRSDIENPHMGLTTWKKAPNGKILQSDVVISKNYLNQNELSRLNSLVEGFLNLAESRAEDRIPMGMKDWKELLDDYLKLRRLPILVGKGKISAEEAREHVLEKYEKFRVVQDENFISDFDQMILDIKRLEGK, from the coding sequence ATGCCCGAATTCAAACTTATTGAAAAGTTACTATACAAAAGCGAACAGAACGATATAGAAGCTGAGTTTATAATTGGAAACGAAACATTATGGTCAAGTCAAAAAGTCATAGCAGAAATATTTGGAACAACATCAGCCAATATTTCAATGCATTTCTCAAATATAATCCAAGAAGGAGAGCTAGATGAAAAAGAAGTAAGCATATCTTCTAAAGACCTTTTTAAAGACAATCCCAATTTTATTAAGAAATCCTTAAAAAAATCAAATAATCGAGGTAGGCCCCAAAAATGGTATAATCTTGACGCAATCATATCAATAGGATACAGAATAAACAGTAAAGAAGCAACACAGTTCCGCCGTTGGGCCAATAAAATATTAAAGGAATATATGATAAAAGGATTTGTCATCGATAAAGAACTTCTGAAAAAAGGTGGAAGATTTACAGAAGACTATTTCGATGAATTATTAGAAACCATACGAGAAATAAGGGCTTCAGAGAGAAGATTCAATCAAAAAATCACAGACATTTATGCAACAAGCTTTGATTATAACAAAGATGCAGACATAACAAAAGAATTCTTTGCCACAGTACAAAACAAACTGATATTTGCAATAAGCAACCATACTGCAGCAGAACTCATAGAAACACGAAGCGATATTGAAAATCCTCATATGGGCTTGACAACCTGGAAAAAAGCACCAAATGGAAAAATACTACAAAGTGACGTGGTCATATCCAAAAATTATTTGAATCAAAATGAATTATCAAGATTAAATAGTTTAGTAGAAGGTTTTTTGAATTTAGCCGAATCACGCGCAGAGGATAGAATCCCAATGGGTATGAAAGATTGGAAAGAACTGCTGGATGACTACCTTAAACTTCGAAGGCTGCCAATTCTTGTTGGCAAAGGTAAGATATCTGCTGAAGAAGCACGAGAACATGTGCTTGAAAAATATGAAAAATTCAGAGTAGTGCAAGATGAAAACTTCATTTCTGACTTTGATCAAATGATTTTAGATATTAAACGTCTAGAAGGAAAATAA
- a CDS encoding ABC transporter transmembrane domain-containing protein, giving the protein MKKFLSVALKFQWKTIVFIFALIIIQTFVQMEIIDLFGAALTGVKEQNVDLLFKSGLYMLMYTVISMIAVYVISFLTTRVASKSAYTVREKIFHILMNLPREEIDKFKISGLVTRSTRGMSSEQGFIVMILEQLMLIPVTFVAIVYEIALIDGTYALFFLGFIGVLSAIIIFRMKQIVEIFFRAKKTYGKLNLLFLSKINDIAGRIPFNKQEYEVEFEKACENSYDKNVIYIKSQCYLGPILMWGLYVIVLVTLAMVNSGYTIGFETDSVIDSFIILVYVAYFITTLANIPALIDRWPRAYATSVRLEEVLNIEDKIIKSNTNDNLKEIEIVEEDIAQEAKGIWDERKGISEKFTALLKEDKAKVRISMILLTISTLCMVYAPKVAGKTVDLLASNWNSTNDPAIYISLALLLVLYSVGYLFKLPPKRIMGATGEKVAYDLRVKLFDKLDAVGSDFIQENSKGLVLSRLNNDVMNIREFVSSKFTEIYAQILFIVFVIVLIVMTDFRLSLIYLVILPVYAVCFYVCDVKSKNYYDGHQMQLGRLMSYFERGLSNRDSFHEKGFKKMNQTVIDYYVKSKNVTNFMVPVTTLLTNISKITVYIAGIYFLAGNEIQIGTLLAVIMYGQLLTDPIKKLSSSMATIETSFSSIKRIFAIIDYKNDK; this is encoded by the coding sequence ATGAAAAAGTTTTTGAGTGTTGCATTAAAATTCCAATGGAAAACAATAGTGTTTATTTTCGCATTAATAATCATTCAGACATTCGTTCAAATGGAAATAATTGATTTGTTCGGTGCGGCTTTGACTGGAGTCAAAGAACAGAACGTTGATTTGCTTTTCAAATCAGGATTATATATGTTAATGTATACCGTCATTTCAATGATTGCCGTTTATGTCATCTCTTTTCTCACAACAAGAGTGGCTTCAAAATCAGCATATACTGTCCGTGAGAAAATATTCCATATTCTGATGAACTTGCCTCGTGAGGAAATTGATAAATTTAAAATTTCAGGGCTAGTTACAAGGTCAACCAGAGGTATGTCCTCCGAACAGGGATTTATAGTGATGATACTCGAACAGTTAATGCTTATTCCAGTTACATTCGTAGCAATTGTATATGAAATAGCATTGATTGATGGAACTTATGCATTATTTTTCTTAGGATTTATTGGTGTTCTTTCTGCAATCATAATTTTTAGAATGAAACAGATTGTGGAAATATTTTTCAGAGCTAAAAAGACATATGGTAAACTAAATTTATTATTCTTATCCAAAATCAATGATATAGCTGGCAGGATTCCATTTAACAAACAGGAGTATGAAGTCGAATTTGAAAAGGCATGTGAGAACTCCTATGATAAAAATGTCATCTATATTAAAAGTCAATGTTACCTCGGACCAATATTAATGTGGGGTTTATATGTTATTGTCCTGGTTACATTGGCAATGGTTAATTCAGGATACACCATTGGATTTGAAACTGATAGTGTAATTGATTCATTCATTATTCTGGTATATGTTGCCTACTTCATCACTACTCTAGCTAATATTCCTGCATTAATTGACAGATGGCCACGTGCATATGCCACTTCTGTGCGTTTGGAGGAAGTCTTGAATATTGAAGATAAAATCATAAAATCCAATACAAATGATAATCTGAAGGAAATAGAGATTGTTGAGGAGGATATTGCTCAAGAGGCTAAGGGCATATGGGATGAAAGAAAGGGTATCTCTGAAAAATTCACTGCATTGTTAAAAGAGGATAAGGCCAAAGTAAGAATATCAATGATTTTACTTACGATATCCACATTGTGCATGGTTTATGCCCCAAAAGTTGCCGGAAAAACAGTTGATTTATTGGCTTCCAATTGGAATTCAACTAATGACCCTGCTATCTACATTAGTCTTGCCCTGTTGCTGGTATTGTATTCAGTAGGATATCTGTTTAAATTACCTCCAAAGAGAATCATGGGGGCCACAGGTGAAAAAGTAGCATATGATTTAAGAGTGAAATTATTTGATAAGCTTGATGCTGTTGGTTCCGATTTCATTCAGGAAAATTCAAAGGGTCTTGTTCTATCCAGACTAAACAACGATGTGATGAACATCAGGGAGTTTGTTTCATCTAAATTTACTGAAATTTATGCGCAGATTCTATTTATAGTCTTTGTAATAGTGTTGATTGTGATGACAGACTTCAGGTTGAGCTTAATATACCTTGTGATATTGCCGGTTTATGCCGTTTGCTTTTATGTATGTGATGTCAAATCTAAAAACTATTACGATGGTCATCAAATGCAGTTGGGGAGATTGATGAGCTATTTTGAAAGAGGCCTGTCAAATCGTGATTCATTCCATGAAAAAGGGTTTAAAAAAATGAATCAAACTGTAATTGACTATTATGTCAAATCCAAAAACGTTACTAATTTTATGGTGCCTGTTACAACCCTTTTAACAAATATAAGTAAGATAACTGTTTATATTGCGGGGATTTACTTTTTAGCAGGTAATGAGATTCAGATAGGGACTCTATTGGCAGTTATTATGTATGGGCAATTATTAACAGATCCTATTAAAAAGCTAAGTTCCTCGATGGCCACTATTGAAACTTCATTTTCAAGCATCAAAAGGATATTTGCAATCATTGACTATAAAAACGATAAATAA
- a CDS encoding flavodoxin family protein produces the protein MAKYIVINGSTRKGNSYAIANFIKEKIDGDVEIFNIKDKEIGFCQADNACKAKDECIVQDDAYDLINDLEECDGAFIITPIFFGRLPGMVDALIDRFYSKFNPAKEMKAPDESKKIGIVFSYGGGEADYTPVAEHVAFEFGVLRFGAHKNVMCSENNDPKGFESKDNQQSQINELISWVCE, from the coding sequence ATGGCAAAATATATCGTTATAAATGGAAGTACAAGAAAAGGAAACTCATATGCAATTGCAAATTTCATCAAAGAAAAAATTGATGGAGACGTTGAAATATTCAATATAAAAGATAAAGAAATCGGATTTTGTCAAGCTGATAATGCTTGTAAGGCAAAAGACGAATGCATAGTTCAAGATGATGCATATGATTTAATCAATGATCTGGAAGAATGTGACGGTGCATTTATTATCACCCCTATTTTCTTTGGAAGGCTTCCTGGAATGGTCGATGCTTTAATTGACAGATTCTATTCCAAATTCAATCCTGCAAAAGAGATGAAAGCACCAGACGAATCAAAAAAAATAGGTATAGTATTCAGCTATGGTGGAGGAGAAGCAGATTACACACCTGTAGCTGAACATGTCGCATTTGAATTTGGAGTATTAAGATTTGGTGCTCACAAAAATGTTATGTGTAGTGAAAACAATGATCCTAAAGGATTTGAAAGTAAAGACAACCAACAAAGCCAAATTAATGAGTTAATTAGTTGGGTTTGTGAGTAG
- a CDS encoding DISARM anti-phage system protein DrmE domain-containing protein, giving the protein MKNWKSFVSNLGAYNYNSTREDKDKPDYKIPLGDNLSPTTNIFLDLFSNLITEKNLILSFPDNVLKPIPILAHIFAKNQKKSVLIFTSHHRGFKNRNVKEFHNLNYCMLYHYAGSFVFYTNIIGAIRKGVLKTDIKFPKSAGKKKIAIEKQNLIDRLEMNEPKILLFTEDNLNIIEEISEVQIDSKLSTLSDSSIDLGLVIFENVDLYVNSKYTAERFLKWISKYLDSEIKFLFHFSNPNSKFINLVKNKTNSFLIPFNKNLLLDSNLLSKSQEYYSNLEDFPKRKQVIPNYNLDSKILFNSHSVDNKCNVSIVKPLLSLGNFQSLYGYGKSILRNIDGNNVVNKRLFRVSQKLFYSFLDLSVSPLGYKVKYCADNGDCKHLRLVHFLDIFKKNLYKENDPSTQSLLNDFIDCLMSIIFELGKSRHYGEKNSFNRIGKEYKILDIAKNKKKYFGNDKDVIICCYNSGEVALLNEKLIKFNISGVIVKNIHWLHKSLLVNKEDYNLLLPGAVPLKYFSELFMPYDTILIVSYEGYCYEKISKQIESIEYINKADDRFRIESFKEMYEFLGHDDDTGFIESIDKNFEIPTDIDKELNDESFEEDYISLMIKDIFKSSKFNEDFEVSEKIEKEIEKDNRESLEAEENSGVKTIKFKLKNVETGSVIYKKLPVNKSYNYLNDKSEFLEGAPKLIKEGNFLIFVEGDDKKRLLDVIIEIYDLDLAVDKNSIEYWKNKVMNFFIVNNLNYTSFNKKFNEVGGEKTIPATSKWVKGEVLGPQNPHDLFLLGKLIEDDILMENYRFMFQEIEKIRTIHRLTGKRVNAIVKTIVNGKDSIDSTKLGYTGQLFYDKVKQGIYEVIEKTED; this is encoded by the coding sequence ATGAAAAATTGGAAAAGTTTTGTATCAAACTTAGGAGCTTATAATTATAATTCCACTCGAGAAGATAAAGATAAACCGGATTATAAGATTCCATTAGGAGATAATTTAAGCCCTACAACAAATATTTTTTTAGATTTGTTTTCAAATTTAATCACTGAAAAAAATTTAATTTTATCTTTTCCAGATAATGTTCTTAAACCGATACCTATTTTAGCACATATATTCGCAAAAAATCAAAAGAAAAGTGTTTTAATTTTCACATCTCACCATAGAGGGTTTAAAAATAGAAATGTAAAAGAATTTCATAATTTAAATTATTGTATGTTATACCATTATGCAGGAAGTTTTGTTTTTTATACAAATATTATAGGTGCTATACGTAAAGGAGTTCTAAAGACGGATATTAAATTTCCAAAATCCGCTGGTAAAAAGAAAATTGCCATAGAAAAACAGAATTTAATTGATAGATTGGAAATGAATGAGCCTAAAATATTATTATTCACTGAGGATAATTTAAATATAATCGAAGAGATATCCGAAGTTCAAATTGATTCAAAACTATCCACATTAAGTGATTCTTCAATTGACTTAGGATTGGTAATTTTTGAAAATGTTGATTTATATGTAAACTCAAAATATACTGCTGAGCGTTTTTTGAAATGGATATCAAAATATTTGGATAGTGAAATTAAATTTTTGTTTCATTTTTCTAATCCTAATTCTAAATTCATTAATCTTGTTAAAAATAAAACAAATTCATTTTTAATACCTTTTAATAAAAATCTATTATTAGATTCAAACTTACTATCTAAATCTCAAGAATATTACTCTAATTTGGAGGATTTTCCTAAAAGAAAACAAGTTATACCAAATTATAATTTGGATTCAAAAATTTTATTCAATTCTCATTCAGTTGATAATAAATGCAATGTATCTATTGTTAAACCATTATTGAGTTTAGGTAACTTTCAGTCACTTTACGGATATGGTAAAAGCATACTAAGAAACATTGATGGGAATAATGTTGTCAATAAGCGATTGTTTAGGGTTTCACAAAAATTATTTTACTCTTTTTTAGATCTATCTGTAAGTCCATTGGGATATAAAGTTAAATATTGTGCTGATAATGGGGATTGTAAACATCTACGTTTAGTTCATTTTTTAGACATATTTAAGAAAAATCTATATAAAGAAAATGACCCTTCAACTCAAAGCTTATTGAATGATTTTATTGATTGTCTAATGAGCATTATTTTTGAATTAGGCAAATCCAGACATTATGGTGAAAAAAACTCATTTAATAGGATAGGTAAAGAATATAAAATATTGGATATTGCAAAAAATAAAAAAAAATATTTTGGCAATGATAAAGATGTAATAATCTGTTGTTATAATTCCGGTGAAGTCGCGTTACTTAATGAAAAATTGATTAAATTTAATATTTCAGGCGTTATTGTTAAAAATATTCATTGGTTACATAAATCATTGTTAGTTAATAAAGAGGATTATAATCTTTTGTTGCCAGGCGCAGTTCCATTAAAATATTTTTCCGAATTATTCATGCCCTATGATACTATTCTTATAGTGTCATATGAAGGATATTGCTATGAAAAAATTTCTAAACAAATAGAATCTATTGAATATATAAATAAAGCAGATGATAGGTTCAGAATCGAAAGTTTTAAAGAAATGTATGAATTTTTGGGGCATGATGATGATACTGGTTTTATAGAGTCTATTGATAAAAACTTTGAAATTCCAACAGATATTGACAAGGAACTCAATGACGAATCATTTGAGGAGGATTATATTTCTCTTATGATAAAAGATATTTTCAAATCTTCTAAATTTAATGAAGATTTTGAAGTTTCTGAAAAAATTGAAAAAGAAATCGAAAAAGATAATAGGGAATCACTGGAAGCAGAAGAAAATTCCGGAGTTAAAACTATTAAATTCAAATTAAAAAATGTTGAAACAGGTAGTGTAATTTATAAAAAATTGCCAGTTAACAAATCTTATAACTATTTAAATGATAAAAGTGAATTTTTGGAGGGGGCCCCAAAATTAATCAAAGAAGGGAATTTTCTAATATTTGTTGAGGGTGATGATAAAAAACGATTATTAGATGTTATTATTGAGATTTATGATTTAGACCTGGCTGTAGATAAAAATTCAATTGAGTACTGGAAAAATAAGGTTATGAATTTCTTTATAGTTAATAATTTAAATTACACTTCTTTTAATAAAAAATTTAATGAAGTTGGTGGTGAAAAAACCATTCCTGCTACTAGTAAGTGGGTAAAAGGAGAGGTTCTTGGACCTCAAAATCCCCATGATTTATTTTTATTAGGTAAATTAATTGAGGATGACATTCTTATGGAAAATTACAGATTTATGTTTCAAGAAATCGAAAAAATAAGGACTATTCATAGATTAACTGGTAAAAGGGTCAATGCTATTGTTAAGACTATTGTCAATGGGAAAGATTCTATTGATAGTACTAAATTAGGTTATACTGGCCAATTATTTTATGATAAAGTTAAACAGGGAATATATGAGGTCATTGAAAAAACTGAAGATTGA
- a CDS encoding winged helix-turn-helix domain-containing protein, translated as MSESDEIIKRLDRIENELITIKENNYNQNLQTAIESIRDTYSNSIKKNFADNLGEKCSEFYLPNCKNEECKQFIVQEFKELFLNTQETDLNKLNEQLDEKFYSVCGVECSPCYNNFKEYFFEELKMINSINVSYELNENEPIEKLDVDMLISDVFEPLSSKQRVIIIESLYVENKSYTQLSHLTKLRGGNLLFHLEKLQDAGLISQKQDRGEYLLTKKGYTTLSLINQFQKLM; from the coding sequence ATGAGTGAAAGTGATGAAATAATCAAAAGACTGGACAGAATAGAAAATGAATTGATTACAATAAAAGAAAATAATTACAATCAAAACCTTCAAACTGCCATTGAAAGCATTAGGGACACCTACTCTAATTCAATCAAGAAAAATTTTGCAGACAATCTGGGGGAGAAGTGTAGTGAATTTTATCTCCCAAATTGCAAAAATGAAGAGTGCAAACAATTTATAGTCCAAGAGTTCAAAGAACTTTTTTTAAATACTCAAGAAACAGACCTCAACAAACTTAATGAACAGCTGGATGAAAAATTTTATTCTGTATGTGGCGTAGAATGTAGTCCATGCTACAATAACTTTAAGGAATACTTCTTTGAAGAGTTGAAGATGATCAATTCCATTAATGTGTCATATGAACTTAATGAAAATGAACCGATTGAAAAGTTGGATGTGGATATGTTAATTTCCGATGTATTTGAACCGTTATCGAGCAAGCAAAGGGTTATCATAATAGAATCGTTATATGTAGAAAACAAATCATATACTCAACTTTCACATTTAACTAAATTAAGGGGAGGAAACCTACTGTTCCACCTTGAAAAACTACAGGATGCAGGTTTAATCTCACAAAAACAAGACCGTGGCGAATACCTGCTCACAAAAAAAGGTTATACAACTTTGTCCTTAATAAATCAATTTCAAAAATTAATGTAA